In Drosophila nasuta strain 15112-1781.00 chromosome 2R, ASM2355853v1, whole genome shotgun sequence, a single genomic region encodes these proteins:
- the LOC132787630 gene encoding prefoldin subunit 3 has protein sequence MTGIMDTIEMPKLPENQKTFAGIPEAIFLEEIDTFMTQPENENCEKVLQRLDEQHGKYRFMAYNLEARRRKLKSQIPDLERSLEMVNVLRKEDEERETQFLLSDQVFIKTLVPPTKTVYLWLGASVMLEYPLDEAEALLKQNITSAVGNLKSLEHDQDFLRDQITTTEVNMARVYNWGVKKRQAAAKSNATTATTPS, from the exons ATGACTGGCATCATGGACACAATAGAAATGCCAAAATTgcccgaaaatcaaaaaacttTCGCCGGCATACCAGAAGCAATATTTCTA GAAGAAATTGATACGTTTATGACACAACCTGAGAacgaaaattgtgaaaaagtCTTGCAGAGGTTGGATGAACAGCATGGCAAATATCGCTTTATGGCCTACAATTTGGAGGCGCGTCGCCGTAAGTTAAAATCTCAAATACCTGACTTAGAGCGTTCGCTGGAAATGGTGAATGTGCTGCGCAAAGAGGATGAGGAACGAGAAACACAGTTTCTGCTCAGTGATCAGGTGTTCATCAAGACCCTGGTGCCGCCCACAAAAACCGTCTATCTTTGGCTGGGTGCCAGTGTAATGCTGGAGTATCCATTGGACGAGGCAGAGGCGCTGTTAAAGCAAAACATTACATCTGCAGTGGGCAATCTGAAGTCCCTCGAGCATGATCAGGACTTCCTTAG AGATCAAATTACGACAACTGAAGTGAACATGGCTCGTGTCTACAATTGGGGCGTTAAAAAGCGACAGGCAGCGGCTAAAAGCAATGCCACCACTGCAACCACACCCTCCTAG
- the LOC132787632 gene encoding large ribosomal subunit protein mL40, whose translation MSLIGALSRLSLQSSALASRCFHTTTVLCAEPLKKKKKIDPQVIKQREDRKKKKIEKQIRRLEKNARQLKPVEELEVPLELIDDKAKRLRKLPQLNGAEQETRALLIKEWARFKHNEKVADFQIIDRLLQSQNKALDELRNESEELYQAAIEVDLQLLAVPLKGPVSTPPIKNYVSPDGDYNHQSMKWE comes from the exons atgtcGCTTATTGGTGCACTTTCCAG ACTAAGCTTGCAAAGCAGCGCACTTGCCTCGCGGTGTTTCCACACAACAACAGTGCTATGCGCCGAGCCGctgaagaaaaagaagaaaattgaCCCTCAAGTCATTAAACAGCGAGAGGAccgtaaaaaaaagaagattgAGAAACAAATTCGCAGACTCGAGAAAAATGCCCGCCAACTGAAGCCAGTGGAAGAGCTGGAGGTGCCGCTGGAGCTTATCGATGACAAGGC aAAACGGCTACGAAAGCTGCCCCAACTTAACGGCGCTGAGCAGGAGACACGGGCGCTTCTAATCAAAGAGTGGGCACGCTTTAAGCACAATGAGAAAGTAGCTGACTTCCAAATCATTGACCGCTTGTTGCAGTCCCAGAACAAAGCACTGGACGAGCTGCGCAATGAGTCCGAGGAACTTTATCAGGCTGCCATCGAAGTGGACCTGCAACTGCTTGCGGTGCCACTAAAAGGACCCGTCTCAACTCCACCAATCAAAAATTATGTGAGCCCCGACGGCGATTACAATCATCAGTCCATGAAGTGGGAATAG